Proteins from a genomic interval of Sugiyamaella lignohabitans strain CBS 10342 chromosome C, complete sequence:
- the MSC2 gene encoding metal cation transporter MSC2 (Endoplasmic reticulum zinc transporter; part of a heterodimeric transporter with Zrg17p that transfers zinc from the cytosol to the ER lumen; member of the cation diffusion facilitator family of efflux pumps; localizes to ER and nucleus; mutations affect the cellular distribution of zinc and also confer defects in meiotic recombination between homologous chromatids; GO_component: GO:0005783 - endoplasmic reticulum [Evidence IEA]; GO_component: GO:0005783 - endoplasmic reticulum [Evidence IDA] [PMID 15277543]; GO_component: GO:0005789 - endoplasmic reticulum membrane [Evidence IEA]; GO_component: GO:0016021 - integral component of membrane [Evidence IEA,IEA]; GO_component: GO:0016021 - integral component of membrane [Evidence ISS] [PMID 11058603]; GO_component: GO:0016021 - integral component of membrane [Evidence ISM] [PMID 12192589]; GO_component: GO:0016020 - membrane [Evidence IEA]; GO_component: GO:0031965 - nuclear membrane [Evidence IEA]; GO_component: GO:0005634 - nucleus [Evidence IEA]; GO_function: GO:0008324 - cation transmembrane transporter activity [Evidence IEA]; GO_function: GO:0046873 - metal ion transmembrane transporter activity [Evidence ISS] [PMID 11058603]; GO_function: GO:0005385 - zinc ion transmembrane transporter activity [Evidence IMP] [PMID 11058603]; GO_process: GO:0006812 - cation transport [Evidence IEA]; GO_process: GO:0006882 - cellular zinc ion homeostasis [Evidence IMP] [PMID 11058603]; GO_process: GO:0006811 - ion transport [Evidence IEA]; GO_process: GO:0055085 - transmembrane transport [Evidence IEA]; GO_process: GO:0055085 - transmembrane transport [Evidence IMP] [PMID 15277543]; GO_process: GO:0006810 - transport [Evidence IEA]; GO_process: GO:0006829 - zinc ion transport [Evidence IEA]; GO_process: GO:0006829 - zinc ion transport [Evidence IMP] [PMID 15277543]), producing the protein MSHSPGNNTPDRDLPPLRIPGQRRKTSSSPFSPIDATSWGIHSVPTMLSDFKRHTSHGNIHLAPGMPGASPGGGLGSPGGGLKSGSSSVAGSRVASGVGLNLLGVTTTVNGSSGDKSSGLITDVSGGNTTGNGSAAGVSASSGHSGSGDLSGTGVSSGPGAFDITTGSRLGKENTELNGFGGFANTYFTHSHSHDGDHHHGFHSHDTHGFEMKSPSIGASHERIVPELTLASLSGSIPAFISLPTALLTISYIVTRLQKNGSTASTSTYTVASLVTGLVMLLAGLVSLLEKRTAVSSVTSLNKQRKSTLSLTMGILCLVLACTWLGAARVTVALMAALNVPGAVSAASIRLWNFKVIRPFILVIFVLFMYDLGYYSGDENHPFLTLLAGYITLIGASYSITRSDLDISRSVSLGGSFLLLVPTLFLIGVTLDIFVLAFITSGAIGVFLLAKRNIMPTRLNGLVGALIIVGISTFISELPHSKWDIVLAAATLFVPVSSVPVDINEADGDAISTGGNQSRFKTWGILDSILAHEDTRNIFYFLLLNFSFMLIQLLYSVLSHSLGLLSDSIHMFFDCLALLVGLVASILSKFPPSSRFPYGLGKVETVSGFTNGCLLIAISGGVITEALERISHPIELEKTSELLVVSILGLLVNLVGIVAFNHGHAHGHDHGHSHGHSHGHDHSHDDHTHNHSHDDHKHDHDHTHEHDHDHDHPSHHDHSHAHTHDHSHSHGHGHSHGHSHDNENMRGIFLHVLADTLGSVGVIVSTILTNITGWSGFDPLASIFIAVLIFLSSIPLVTASARTLMLSLGDSREYQLRDVLNDISITSGVSSYSVPKFWQDGSKVRGVLHVQYQKGANSTVVRDKVAAKLKENGIEDVFIQVEEEDSPCWCRAKN; encoded by the coding sequence ATGTCACATTCTCCTGGAAATAATACGCCAGATCGAGATCTGCCTCCACTACGGATCCCGGGTCAAAGACGTAAAACTAGCTCTTCTCCATTTTCACCAATAGACGCTACATCATGGGGTATCCATTCTGTACCAACAATGCTATCAGATTTCAAGAGACACACGTCTCATGGGAATATTCATCTGGCTCCTGGCATGCCTGGTGCTAGTCCAGGGGGTGGTTTAGGTAGtcctggtggtggtcttAAAAGTGGTTCTTCAAGTGTTGCTGGGTCTAGAGTTGCAAGTGGTGTGGGTCTTAATCTTCTGGGAGTCACCACAACTGTAAATGGATCTTCTGGTGATAAAAGCTCAGGGCTTATAACTGATGTTTCTGGTGGAAATACAACTGGTAATGGATCAGCTGCTGGCGTCAGTGCGTCCAGTGGGCACAGTGGGTCCGGTGATCTCAGTGGGACTGGTGTCTCTAGTGGGCCTGGTGCATTTGATATAACTACTGGTAGCAGGCTTGGCAAAGAAAATACTGAACTTAATGGGTTTGGCGGGTTTGCTAATACATATTTCACCCACTCTCACTCACATGACGGTGACCATCATCACGGATTTCATAGTCATGATACCCACGGATTTGAAATGAAAAGTCCATCTATCGGTGCTAGTCATGAACGAATTGTTCCAGAACTGACACTTGCTTCTCTGTCTGGAAGTATTCCAGCATTCATATCACTGCCAACTGCTCTGTTGACTATAAGTTATATCGTTACAAGACTCCAGAAGAATGGCAGCACCGCGTCGACATCTACTTATACAGTTGCGTCGTTGGTGACAGGACTTGTCATGCTGCTAGCTGGTCTAGTGAGTTTACTCGAGAAGAGAACAGCTGTTAGTTCTGTGACTTCTCTCAATAAACAGCGTAAAAGCACTCTTTCGCTGACTATGGGCATTCTATGTCTTGTCCTGGCTTGTACGTGGTTAGGAGCTGCCAGAGTCACGGTGGCTCTTATGGCAGCACTGAATGTTCCCGGTGCCGTGAGTGCTGCTTCAATAAGATTGTGGAATTTCAAGGTCATTCGTCCTTTTATTCTTGTTATATTCGTGCTGTTTATGTACGATTTGGGTTATTACTCTGGAGATGAGAACCATCCCTTTTTAACGCTGTTAGCAGGCTACATCACTTTGATTGGTGCTAGTTATAGCATTACAAGAAGTGATTTGGACATTTCACGGTCTGTTTCGTTAGGTGGTTCGTTTCTACTGTTAGTCCCCACGTTATTTCTTATTGGAGTGACTCTCgacatttttgttttggcaTTTATAACCAGTGGAGCAATTGGTGTGTTTCTACTAGCCAAACGTAATATCATGCCCACTAGACTCAATGGACTAGTGGGTGCCTTAATCATTGTCGGTATTTCCACGTTTATTAGCGAGCTCCCACATTCAAAGTGGGATATTGTgctcgctgctgctactttgTTTGTTCCTGTTAGCAGTGTTCCAGTTGACATTAATGAAGCTGATGGCGATGCCATTAGTACTGGTGGTAACCAGTCTCGATTTAAAACATGGGGTATTCTGGACTCCATTCTAGCTCACGAAGACACTCGTAAtatcttttattttcttttgcttAATTTCTCTTTCATGCTAATTCAACTTTTATACTCGGTGCTGTCACATTCACTGGGATTGCTTTCTGACAGTATTCACATGTTTTTCGATTGTTTGGCGCTACTCGTTGGTCTGGTTGCCAGTATTCTTTCCAAATTTCCCCCCTCTTCGAGATTTCCATATGGTCTTGGTAAAGTAGAGACTGTGTCTGGATTCACCAACGGCTGTCTTCTCATTGCCATTTCGGGAGGTGTTATTACCGAAGCTTTAGAGCGAATCTCTCACCCTATCGAACTGGAAAAGACAAGTGAACTCTTGGTAGTCAGTATTCTGGGTTTGCTAGTGAATCTGGTCGGGATCGTAGCGTTCAACCATGGCCATGCTCATGGTCACGACCACGGACACAGTCATGGCCACAGCCACGGCCACGATCACAGCCATGATGACCACACTCACAATCACAGTCACGATGACCACAAACATGATCACGATCATACTCACGAACATGATCACGACCATGACCACCCTAGCCACCATGATCATAGCCACGCTCATACTCATGACCACAGTCACAGTCACGGACACGGTCACAGTCACGGACATTCTCACGACAACGAGAATATGCGAGGCATCTTTCTCCACGTTCTCGCCGACACTCTTGGCTCTGTTGGTGTAATCGTGTCTACCATTCTCACCAACATCACTGGCTGGTCTGGTTTCGACCCACTGGCGTCTATTTTCATCGCTGTTCTCATTTTCCTGTCATCCATCCCCTTAGTCACTGCATCTGCCAGGACACTAATGCTCTCTCTCGGAGACTCTCGCGAGTACCAACTGCGCGACGTTCTCAACGACATTTCAATCACTAGCGGCGTTTCGAGCTACTCGGTCCCCAAATTCTGGCAAGATGGAAGCAAAGTCCGCGGCGTCCTCCACGTGCAATACCAAAAAGGCGCCAACAGCACCGTCGTCCGCGATAAAGTGGCTGCCAAACTCAAAGAAAACGGCATCGAGGACGTTTTCATCCAAgtcgaggaagaagactcGCCCTGCTGGTGCCGAGCTAAAAATTAA
- the SWT21 gene encoding Swt21p (Protein involved in mRNA splicing; contains a consensus nuclear export signal (NES) sequence similar to the consensus sequence recognized by Crm1p; interacts genetically with Prp40p and Tgs1p; contains WD40 repeats; GO_component: GO:0005634 - nucleus [Evidence IEA,IEA]; GO_component: GO:0005634 - nucleus [Evidence IDA] [PMID 19451230]; GO_component: GO:0030532 - small nuclear ribonucleoprotein complex [Evidence IDA] [PMID 19451230]; GO_function: GO:0003674 - molecular_function [Evidence ND]; GO_process: GO:0008380 - RNA splicing [Evidence IEA]; GO_process: GO:0006397 - mRNA processing [Evidence IEA]; GO_process: GO:0000398 - mRNA splicing, via spliceosome [Evidence IMP] [PMID 19451230]), which yields MKLIATTNRSSKHSTKHSTSEELNNASTDGQTEDEYSPWNVFKSANWTPDGSSVLTVNEDNSVRLFVIPPDVLNTDDGMVKHLKPYATKRMPTSILSLSIYPGSSIQPGGSVYSAIAVRDVPVRLYDMLDPESKGRASFGLLANEEYLPAYATQFSSDGYSLAMGTKKAYAVFDINRPGTTPVYHLPIKGGIVSTLSHNPRDNQITALGEFDGRIRLIDQRVEKTEQLPETHPTTQANMQLLWTDSSEYILQVCRDSCEINVLDVRSNLQTVGQLAEFPGQTNQRLHISLSPNGRVHAGGHDGSISTWTSIHTPHRITTVPAHNCKYHTHPTPDSSEARGATRVWGGAPAAGGMFPGPCMPPAAGAPPQTLVAPLASLESGVGRKGDD from the coding sequence ATGAAACTAATCGCTACTACTAACAGATCCAGTAAACATTCAACAAAACATTCAACAAGTGAGGAATTAAATAACGCTTCAACAGATGGCCAaactgaagatgaatatTCGCCATGGAATGTGTTTAAATCAGCCAATTGGACCCCAGACGGGTCGAGTGTGCTGACAGTCAACGAAGACAACAGTGTCCGGTTGTTTGTCATACCTCCGGATGTTCTCAACACCGACGATGGCATGGTCAAACACCTCAAACCGTACGCGACAAAAAGAATGCCAACCTCAATTCTGTCATTATCAATCTATCCTGGTTCTAGTATTCAGCCAGGTGGATCAGTATATTCAGCCATTGCTGTCCGAGACGTGCCAGTGCGATTGTACGACATGCTTGACCCCGAATCCAAGGGTCGAGCCTCGTTTGGACTGCTGGCCAATGAAGAGTACTTACCAGCCTATGCCACCCAATTCAGTAGCGACGGCTATTCCCTAGCCATGGGAACGAAGAAAGCGTATGCCGTATTTGATATCAATCGACCCGGAACCACACCAGTCTATCATCTACCGATCAAAGGTGGCATCGTCTCAACCTTATCACACAATCCCCGTGACAACCAAATCACAGCACTCGGCGAGTTCGACGGTCGAATACGACTCATCGATCAGCGAGTCGAGAAGACCGAACAACTGCCCGAAACCCACCCGACCACACAAGCCAACATGCAATTACTCTGGACCGATTCCAGCGAATACATTCTCCAAGTGTGTCGCGACAGCTGCGAAATCAACGTCCTCGACGTCCGCTCCAACCTCCAAACCGTAGGACAACTAGCAGAATTCCCCGGCCAAACCAATCAACGACTCCACATCTCACTCTCACCAAACGGCCGAGTTCACGCTGGCGGCCATGACGGCTCCATATCCACCTGGACCTCCATCCATACCCCGCACCGAATCACAACCGTCCCAGCCCACAACTGTAAGTATCACACCCacccgacgcccgactcgagcgaagcgagaggagcaaccagggtctggggcggagccccagccgccggaggcatgttcCCCGGGCCGtgtatgcctccggcggctggggctccgccccagaccctggttgctcctctcgcttcgctcgagtcgggcgtcggtAGGAAGGGAGATGACTAA